The Sphingomonas aliaeris genome segment CGATCCAGGTGACGAGTGCGTTCAGCGCGACGCCCGAACTTTGCACCGCGACGAATTTCACTTGCTGCTGGCCACCCGCCTCGCGCGTGCCGTGCCCCTTGAAGCTCCAGCGGCTGTGCAGGAAATAGCCCGCCGTCACCGCCACGGCGAATGCGGGCGGCACGGCGTAGACCGACTTGGCCCCGAGAAACACCCAATGCGTCAGCGGCAGGAAAACGGCGAGATAGATCACCGTCGAAATTCCGCCGGCAATGCCGAACCGGATGATCTGTCCAAGCAGGCCACTCGCGCGCAGGCTTTCGATTTGTCTGATGATCGCGGTCACGCCTGCCTTGCCCTTTGTGACGGTGGCAGTAGAGCGCGGGACGGGGTGAGGAAAGCATTTTGAACGAACCTGCAAAATCCGGCGTGCAGTTGCGAGACGAACTGGATCGCAACTGGGTGAAGCTGACGCTGATCGCATGGGTGCTGCTGGTCGGCTGGTACGTGTTCGACCGGGGGAATTCGATCCACTGGCTGTCGCTGGGCGATACCGACGACAATATGCGGCTGGCACAGGTGCGGGCGCTGCTCGACGGGCAGGGCTGGTACGATCTGCGGCAATACCGGCTGAGCCCGCCCAAGGGCTTCGACATCCACTGGAGCCGGCTGGTCGACCTGCCGATCGCGGGCATGATCCTGCTGTTCCGTCCATTCGTCGGGACGGGCGAGGCGGAGCGGATGGCGTGCGGGCTGGCGCCGTTGCTGCCCCTGTCGATCACGATGATCGGTCTGGCCGCGACGGTGCGCCGGCTGGTCAGCCCGGTCGCATGGCCGCTCGCCATCGTGTTTCTGGTCGGCGCGACCGCGACGATGCTGATGTTCATGCCCGACCGCGTTGATCATCACGGCTGGCAACTGGCGATGCTGAGCCTGACGGTAGCGGGATTGTGCGATCCCCGTCAGGCGCGCGGGGGGCGCGATCGTGGGCGCGGCCAGTGCATTCTCGCTGACGATCGGGCTGGAGATGCTGCCTTATGTCGCGATGGCCGGTGCGATCATCGGATTGCGCTGGGTATGGGACCGGGCCGAGGCACGTCGCCTGATGATCTATGCGCTGACGCTGGGTGCGGGCAGCGCGATCGGCTACGTCCTGTTCGCCTCCAATGCCAACCGCGTGCTGCGATGCGATGCGCTGACCCCCCGTCTGGCTGAGCGTGATGGTCGTCGGCGGAGCCTTGCTGTACGCGATGGGGCTGGTGAATCCAGAGAAGCGCTGGCAGCGGCTTTCGCTTGCGCTCGTCGCGGCGGCGGTCGTTGGCGGAGGGTTCGCCTGGCTATTCCCGCAATGCCTGGGCCGGCCGGAACAGGTATCGCCCGAACTGGCGCGGACGTGGCTGAACAACGTCAAAGAAGCGCGGCCGGTCTATAAACACGCCTTCCGCATGGCCTTCCCGATCGTCGCGCTGCCAGTGATCGGCGTGATCGGTGCCGCGGTCGCGACGTGGCGCGCCCGCAAGGCACCGAACATCACCGGCTGGGTTCCGGTGTTGATGTTCGTCACCTTCGCCGCGCTGATGCTGTTGTGGCAGACGCGCGCCGGACCGGCGGCGCAATTGCTGGCGGTGCCGGGCGCGGTGGCGCTGGGCTGGATCGTGCTGCCCTGGTGCCTCGATTCGCGATTCATGCTGGTCCGCGTGTTCGGCACGGTGGCGGCGTTCCTGACGGTGTCGGGGCTGTTCGCCGGACTGATCGCGACGCCCAAGAGCTTCAACCTGTTCGGCTGGCGGTTGAATTATACGGCGCCGAATCCGCCGAGCAAGCGCATCCAGACGGTCAACCGCTCGACCGGCCTGTGCCTGACCCTGCCCGCGATGCGTGCGCTGGACCGCTATCCGAAGCAGACCGTAATGACCTTCGTCGATCTCGGCCCGCGGCTGATCGTGCTGACGCATCACAATGCCATCGCCGGTCCGTATCACCGCAATGGCGAGCAGATCCTGGACGTGCAGCACGCCTTTTCCCGCAGCCCTGCGAATTTCCGCGCGATCGCTCGCA includes the following:
- a CDS encoding GtrA family protein, whose amino-acid sequence is MTAIIRQIESLRASGLLGQIIRFGIAGGISTVIYLAVFLPLTHWVFLGAKSVYAVPPAFAVAVTAGYFLHSRWSFKGHGTREAGGQQQVKFVAVQSSGVALNALVTWIGTAHFGLPAWAIALPAIALATIFTFILNRWLVFG